The stretch of DNA GAGGAGAAGCTCATGGAGACTGCTACATCACGGCTTTCCATGGTATTTTCACTCTATCGGCATGGCCACcgtcagagagaggctgtggagGCTGTGGAGGTTACCTAATGACCACGCTCAGACTCCAGTTGCTGTTGGTGGTTTTagcacacagaagcacattGTCTGGAAATTTCTTGGGGGCCGTGACATTACCAGCATCACATGACCAGCAGGTGCTCTAGGGCTTGTACATCCCATGGAAGGTGACAGGTATCATGACCTCCACCTCGGCGCGGGCAATCTCGGACAGGTCCTTGGCGTTGAGGATCAGCATGTACCCGGGTCTCAGGGCAGCACCAGGGTTCACCACGACGGTGAGCAGGACTCCTGCAGGAAGGAGATGCAGCGTATTCACACAGATCCCCCAGCGACGGGCACAGATggtgctgccatggcaacctgcCCCGGAAATGCAGGGGTCCCCGGTTTCCCTGCCCTTACTCACCATCGTCCTCGTCCACACCGTCAGGGTTCTGCACAAACAGTGGCTCGCTCGGGTACGAGTCAGGCTCCTGCCACACCCATGTCTCCTTGGTCCTCACGTTTAGCTTGCAGATCTGGGAACACACGAGCAGATACACAGCTGGCGCTGACCGAAACGCCTCTGTGACACGATTCCAAAAAGCCTCTTAAAGCCTGCTGCACACTGTACCCACCCTGTCGGGGATGAAGTGGTTCAGGCCGAGCGCGTAGGCATACGTGTAGTTCTTCCCACTGCATCTTTTATAGTTGATCTGGGGGAACTCAAAtgctgtgtggggaaaaaatattagattaacaaagtaataaaaatatgacttttGAGAAGTAGTAACACTGTTGAGAAATAAGCATTTATTGTTTTAGGTATACAGCTCTGTGGTAAGACTGAAAAAgccccatttaaaaaaatgaggatAAGAGCATGTGTTACTGTGAAATGGTGACAATatgcaatatcaaaaacagttaaaactgttatgcaaaaaaaaagggatttctctttttcttctcatacatggtgtttgattgtgtttggTGGTGTAAGTGCAGTCGCGTGGAGCTGCACCGGTATACGCTGGGGTCCTTACCCTGGCGCGGGCCGGAGAACAGCACCTCGGGCTCCAGCCAGACGGTCCCGTCAGAGCGCATGACGGCGGTGGCGGTGGTGTAGGGCAGGGAGATCAGGTTCTTCCCCTGTTCCTCCTGCAGAGTGACGGAGAGACAGGGGTGTGAGAGCAGCCGAACGCAcccctcacctgcagctgccTGTCACCACGGCGTCAGGGATGCGAGGGGCGGGGCTTTCTGAGGACCCACCCTGTGCACGTCCATGGGGATGACGTATCTCCGAACCTCCGGCTGGGGGGCCATCATAGCGGCCTTCTTCACCTCGTCCCAGTTCTCCCGCAGATTCGCCAGGTACAGGTAGTTGTACACAAACTCGAACCTTGGGAGACAGCAGGTTTAGTGGGTAAGAGGTTGGGAGTGTGGCTGAGGTTTCCAGGTCCTCTGTGGTGCTCTGCCATTCACCTACCCCTTCCATGTGCACAGGTCGATCACAACGAAACCTTGGTCCTCGTAGCAGTTGATGTGATGGAAGAGGTTGATAGCAGAGGCTCTGAATTTAACATCCACATACTCATCAGGGTTCCTGGTAGCCAGATGGAACCAGGTCTACAAAAATAGGTTCAATCATGGATCATATTAAAGGAGAATAATGTGCACATGTTTCTGATCTGCCAACTGGTTGAAATGtagtatataaaaaatatttaaagattttttaacTTGTCCTTAAAAATGTGTTAGAATGACAAGTGAAGACACATCTCCACAGGATTACTAATGTGCACTGTCAGAttctcacttacacacacagcccaTTCACTTACACCCTCGGGTTCTAACCTACACCCTCCAGACCCTCACTTACGCCCATGGTCTCGTTGGACTCGAAGCAGTCCATGTAGTTGGAGCCCCGGATACTCCAGGCGCTCAGAAACTTAAGAAGATTGATCTTCACGGGAGTCTCAACGAAGACAAAGTAGTTTGGCGTGATGCCGAAACTGGAGAGGGTTAGAAGAAAACAGTACATAAGTCAAGGTAacgtctccatggcaaccacacTGCACAAGAATTATGGCATCATGGTCACTCGTGCGTTGCTGGCGGACACGTAGCTCCTGCTCCATGGAGACACATGGCTGTAAGAGACGGGAGTGGGGGCTGTCCCAGACTTCCCCTGGGTACCCCCATTATGTCCCCGGTTGGGGGTCCCCTGTTGCCTCTTCAGAATGGGGGGCTGGGAGCAGCTACATTAGGATAGCTAAATGCTCCTTAGGTCTCGCAGTGTTTTCATCAGTTTTAATTGAGTGGCATTATTATTGTCTGTCAGTGATGTGAGTACTGGTTTGCTTCTGAATACATTTAAGGTGCTCAGtatctttcattttattcttatgATCTTTACAGACTTTTAACGGCCTATAGTTTTCATGGAGCCCAATCAATATACAATACGTTATTCTGTATGctattcaacattttttcatatagCTGATGCATTTTGAATTATACCCTCTCAGAATTGAAAAAATTCCCATTGAAGAACCTTCTGTGTAGAATCCTTTACTACTTCATAAAACTAATCTACTGTGTCCTTTGACAGAGAGGTTTTGTGGAAATGCTGTTTGTCTGGAGTGAGTTTCCCAGCTGGTAATGGAAGAAGGactgtgaggtgtgtgtaaaGGCAGGTGTGGGACAGACCTGTGCACGTAGGAGGGCTTGAACCTCTCACTGCTCGGGAACTGCACCACCACCCGTGACTTTTCAATGGGATCTGACTTATCTGGAAAAGAAGAGCCTGTAAATCATCTCTGAAGAATTACACaagtgcagtctgtgtgcaggtgcatAGGTGTGATCTGTGTACAGGTGAGATTTATATACAGGTGAACATAGGTGGGTGGGGTCTTTTTACAGAAGtagtctgtgtgcaggtgtgatgTCTTAGCAGGTGTGCACTGTGGATGCATGTATGCGGAGACATTCAGAAGCAGAGATGGGTGTTATGGAAGAGAGTGTTGATTGTCCTCTCACTCACCTTTCTGAGTGGGAGGGATGCTGACGATGTTGTAGGCCAGGGAAGCTCCTTTGCCCATGCAGTTCCCGATGTTGTACACGGTACCGTCCTGCTCGATGTGGGGATGGGCGGTGACCCCATTGATGGACACGTAGTTACACAGGTCCACCTAGGGGGCAGGTATCGAACAGCTTGAATTCGTGACTTGAAGACATTGTTGTTATGAAACAAGGTGACGCAGGTGGAGGGCTCACCTTTTTCAGGGTCTCCAGGGTCTCGGGGTTGACCTTTGTGATGTAGTTGGTTTCAGTGCAAGCGTAGAAATCCTCTCCGACAGGATACACATTCACCAGGCAGTTATCAGTGACCTCCACTCCTTTAAAGTAGGAGAAAAACCTAAAGAGAGAAATACTATCAGTGCTTCTCTAGAATCCACCAGAGTGCTGCTACAACAAGGAACAAGATCCACTGCTACTAAGCTCTGCTAAATGCTATAAAGTTCCTTTGTAGCGGTAAATTGAGAGGATCAGCAGTGGGAGGTAACTGCCTTGTTAGCACAGTAGGTAGCACGTCAGTCTCATAATCTGATGGTCGTGAGATCAATCCTCACATGGGGCAcaaagcttttttccccactgggtcactactgctgctgtacccttgggcaaggtacctaacccagaattgcctcagtaaatatccagctgtatgaatggataatagGTAAAATGGTAACCTAtccaagttgctctggataagagcgtctgctaaatgccaatgatgtaatgtaatgtattgaacTTAGAGTCTATTATGTCATttaagggg from Megalops cyprinoides isolate fMegCyp1 chromosome 20, fMegCyp1.pri, whole genome shotgun sequence encodes:
- the LOC118795444 gene encoding retinoid isomerohydrolase, with the translated sequence MTERGTGGINTPAVPGQWRDVPFRPETACAVTAEDNGQPQTSCSEKSGKTDAVFCVAGRMEHPAGGYKKIFETCEELAEPIPAQVTGRIPPWLRGSLLRLGPGLFEVGSEPFYHLFDGQALMHKFDLKNGQVTYYRKFVRTDAYVRAMTEKRIVITEFGTFAFPDPCKNIFSRFFSYFKGVEVTDNCLVNVYPVGEDFYACTETNYITKVNPETLETLKKVDLCNYVSINGVTAHPHIEQDGTVYNIGNCMGKGASLAYNIVSIPPTQKDKSDPIEKSRVVVQFPSSERFKPSYVHSFGITPNYFVFVETPVKINLLKFLSAWSIRGSNYMDCFESNETMGTWFHLATRNPDEYVDVKFRASAINLFHHINCYEDQGFVVIDLCTWKGFEFVYNYLYLANLRENWDEVKKAAMMAPQPEVRRYVIPMDVHREEQGKNLISLPYTTATAVMRSDGTVWLEPEVLFSGPRQAFEFPQINYKRCSGKNYTYAYALGLNHFIPDRICKLNVRTKETWVWQEPDSYPSEPLFVQNPDGVDEDDGVLLTVVVNPGAALRPGYMLILNAKDLSEIARAEVEVMIPVTFHGMYKP